The nucleotide sequence CCTTCGCCAAGCTCCTCGGAGTTTCGGTAAGGACTCTGCAGGAATGGGAACAAGGGCGGAAAACGCCTTCCGGGGCTGCCTCCACGTTACTCAAAGTGGCTGCCCGCCATCCTGAAGTGCTGCAGGAGTTGGCGGCTTAACTTAAGCAAAAAATTATGGCGAATTCGCCATAATTGAATTCGGGAGTGTGGACCTGTTCCCAGATGCCAAGGAACAGCCGTCCCCCTTTACAGCGAATGGCTCCCCTATTTCTCAATTTTCAACCTTGTCATTTCGAATGCTCCGACGGATGGATTGAATCATGTTGTTGAGCTTTTCAAGAAAACGCGCCCGGTCACGTTTTGTTAGAGGTGGCGGCCCGCCCGTTATTTCTCCTGCGCTGCGCAGCTCGGACATCAGGTCCCTGCTGGCTACTGCCATGCCGATATTGTCTTCGGTGAACGGCTTGCCGGTTAAACCGATGACCCGGGCACCTTTTTTTATACAGCGGCTGGCCAGCGGAATGTCGGCCGTGACCACGATGTCGTCAGTTTGCACGTGTTCGACAATCCAGTCATCGGCTGCATCGAACCCGTCTTTTACAACTTCAAGTGCGATCCATCGTTCATCCGGGACCCGCATCCGGGAATTTGCCACCAATGTGCTTCCAGGCGAAAACGACCGGCAACGCGGTACACCTCCTGCTTGACCGGGCACGCATCCGCATCTACAAAAATGTGGAGCAAACCAAAATCCTCTTCTCTTTCTTTGTTTCAGCCTTTCCCCATTTCTGTTCTCTGGATCAGGGTAAGGGCAGTATATCCCTTAAAACCCTATGGGAAAAGGAATCTCGCCTATTCCGGTGTTGACCCGAAAGGACTCTAATTCTCTTTTTGACGAATTCCTCATAAAAGTCCATGATACGATGACTTGATGAGGGATTGCAAATGCTGAATAAAAAAAGTCTGTCGGAATTGTTTGCCTCCGTCCGGTTCGAAAAAGTTCCTGAATGAAATGGACAACGTCGCTTTTAACAGGGCAAGGATAGTCTAATGCGTCAAAAGCTTTTTCTCGTCGGTTGTCTTTAGATCGGCAGATAATTCGGGACGCTTCCGGGAGATAAAAAGGTGTTATTTGAAAACAGTTTGTACGAGTGTCATATATAAGGCTGTTCCTACCCCAATGCTAAGAAGCACATTTCTTTTCCAGTGATGTAATACCGTGATAGAGAAAATAGCGGCTATCTCTGGAAGCCCGAACGATGGGGATTGTAAATTGACACCCCTAAGGCAATATACCACCAGCAAACCGATTACTGAATAAGGTAAGACCTTACCGAGATAGGTAAGGTACGAATGATGTTCTTTGTTGTCAGGAAATATAATAAAAGGCAAAAACCTTGTTGTAATTGTGCTAAGTGCTACCATGAGAATAATAATTAAAGTCTGAATAGCGGTTAAGGTCATCGTATGCCTTCTTCGGAGAGTTTATTTTGAAATATGGTCAGTACCGCCAATATCGCAATCATAGAAGGGATAATAAAATTGTTTTGTCCAAAAATAGACAAACAGATGATGGAGCATACAACGCCGATAGTCGCAGATTTGCGGTTATTCTTTTTTTCCCATTGCCCTACAAATATTGCCACAAAAAGAGCAGTTAATACAAAGTCAAGCCCTTTAGTATTGAAGGAAATCATATAACCTATAAGACCTCCAAGAGCAGATCCTATCACCCAATAGCTATGGTTAAGTAGTGTAATAAAAAACCAGAACCAGTTTCGGTTTACTCCTTCTGGGGAATTAGTGGTGCTGATGATGGAGAATGTTTCATCACACAAGCCAAAGATAAGATAAGGTTTAAATTTACCCGTACTCTTGTATTTTTCCAGCATTGAAACACCATAAAACAAATGCCTTGCATTTATCATTAAGGATAATAGCAAGGCGGATAGAGGATTAAAAACGGATGTTAAAAAAGTAATCGCCGGATATTGTGCGGAGCCTGCAAACGCCATTAAACTAAATAATACAGTCCAGCCAACTCCATAGCCCCGGCTATTCATTAAAACGCCATAAGCAATCCCCAAAAAAATAAATCCTGTTAATACCGGGAGGGTGTGAGGAAAAGCGGCTTTGAATGCTTTCGTTAGTTCATTCAATCTCTGTTCCACCCGCCAAATCATGGTTGGAACACGGGTTGACGTTTTTCCTTGAAGGCCAGCATTCCCTCCCGGGCCTCGGCCGTTCCCCAGAAAAATGTGAGCATCTCCACGCCCATCTCGGCGCTGGAGGATAGCAAGTCGTAGTAAACGTTGTGCATTTTCTTGCCCAGGGCCAGGGCGGTGGGGCTTTTAGACACCAACTCTTGGGCCCAAGCCTCCGTTTCCCGGTCAAGCTCCTCGGCAGGGACCGCCTTGTTGATCCAGCCCATGCCCTCCGCCTCGTGCGCCGTGTACAGTCGGCACAGATAGGTGATTTCCCGGGAACGTTTTTCGCCCACAAGTATCTGCAGATTTTGAGGTACACCGAAGGCAGGCATAGACCCTACCCGGGGGCCGGCCTGGCCGAACTTGGCCTTTTCCGAGGCGATGGTCAAGTCACAGGCTATATTTAGTTCATTGCCTCCCCCCACGCAGACTCCATGGACCGAAGCGATGATCGGTTTGGAGATGTGGCGCACGGTGTCAATCATGGCCTTGAAATCCATGAGATAGGCGCGCCGCCGGTCGGGACCGCCCTGGGTGAGTTCCAGAAGTTCTTCCAAGTCTCCGCCGGCGCACCAGGCTTTGCCGGAACCCTTCAGGATGACCACGCGCACCTCGGGATCGGAATCCGCGCGTTTCATTGCGGCCGTCAGTTCCCTGACCAACTCAAGGTTCAAGGCATTGAATACCGCCGGGCGGTTAAGGGTAATGTTACAGACTGCCCCTTCAGTTTGGTATATGACCGTTGAATCCATCTTCATTTCTCCCTATAAAACGCACCTTATATATTTTGCCAATGGAGCTGTATCCACGGCCGCTAACCCATGAGGCTCTTGGCAACTATGGCTCTTTGTATCTGGTTGCTGCCGTCGAAAATCTGAATCATCTTAGCGTCCCGCATCATTCGTTCCACCGGAAAATCTTTCATAACGCCATAGCCGCCCAGGATTTGCACGGCATCGATGGTCACCCGCATAGCGATATCCGAGGCAAAGCACTTCGTCGCCGAAACCAGGCGGCTTCTCATTTTTTTGTTACCGTCTCCTGAATCCATAAAAGTCGTTGATCGGTAAAGCAAGGCCCGGGCTGCTTCCACCGGGATTGCCATGTCAGCCAGCATGAATCTTATGGCTTGCATGTCCGATAGAGGCCGACCGAATTGAATGCGCTTTCCGGCATAATCCACTGCATAATCAAGGGCGCCCTGAGCCAGGCCCACAGCCATGGCACCGGGGCCGTACACCCTCATATCCGCTGCGCTGGTGCTCAAAATATCCCATCCCAAGCCAGGCTTTCCGATCAAATTTTCACGGGGAACCATGGCATCTTCAAAAATCAACTCGACCAAATTCGCCCCCCTGAGTCCCAGCTTGTCCTCGTGCTTTCCCACTCTGAACCCAGGTGTGCCCTTTTCCACCACCAAGGCTGAAAGGCCTTTTTCCCTCTCTCCTTCTCCGGTGCGCACGAAAACCAAGATGAAATCGGCAATATCTCCGTTGGTGACAAAAATCTTGGTGCCGTTTACCCGATAATGATCCCCTTGCAATATGGCCGAAGTTCGGATTGACGCGGATTCTGATCCGAAATTGGGCTCGGTTAAAGAAAAGGCGTTGACCTTGTCTTCCACTGACATGGCGGCGAAAAACCGCCTTTTTTGCTCTTCACTGGCCCATTGCTTCAGAATTTGGATCAACGCCTGGGTGACAAAGAAGATCATGGCCGTGGAGGCATCCACCTGGGCAAGCTCTTCCACCACCAAGGCGATAGTCGTATGATTGGCTCCGATACCGCCATATTCCTGAGGCATGGCCATCTTCAGCAGGCTGTTCCTGGCAAGAAGCTTCACAATCTCTGGCGAGGAATGGCCGCTTGCATCGGCTTTAGCGGCAAGAGGCTCTATCTCCTTCCTGCTCAATTTGGTCACCATATTTCTGATCATATTTTGTTCGTCGCTGAAGTTCATTACGTACTTCCCCCGCTCTTGGATTGCGCACCGCTGTAGTCATAGACTCCTCTGCCGCTTTTTCGCCCCAGATGCCCGGCTTTAACCAACTTTACCAATAGGGTGGCCGGCCGGTATTTATCCCCCAGCTCACGGCGGAAAGTGTTCATACAGGCCAGCAGTATATCCAGCCCGAAGGCATCGGCTGCGGCCAAGGGGCCCAGGGGAAGACCAAGGCCCCTGGTGCAGCTTCGATCGATCTCCTCGGGGCTGGCCAGCCCCGTCTCTATGGCACAGAAGGCTTCGTTGACCATTGGAAGGTAGAGGCGATTGATGAGGAAGCCGGGTGAATCGGCCACGGTGACCGTTTCTTTGCCGCATCTTCCCAAGAAATCGATCACGTTTTGGTGAGTATCATCGGAAGTGTCGATTCCACGCACAACTTCAACAAGAGGAGTGAGGGCGGCGGGGATCAAAAAATGGGTGCCGATGCATTTGGCGGGGCGTGAGGTGGCAGAGGCGATTTCTGTGATCCACAAAGTGGATGTGTTGCTTGCCAGGATGGCTTCTTTGGGGCTAAGATCGTCCAGGTTCTTAAAAACCTGTTTTTTTACCTGGATGTTTTCATAGACCGCCTCGATGATGAGGTCGGCCCCGGCCACGGCTTCGCCCATGTCCGTCCCCATCTTCATACGTCCCAGGGCGTCATTAACATTATCCTTGATAGTCTTGCCTTTTTTTACCTGCTGGGTAAAAAATTTTTCGATCCTTTTTCTTCCTTTATCCACATTCTCTTGGGTCACGTCATACAAGTAAGATTGAAAACCACTCACGGCGCATACTATGCCGATTTGGCTGCCCATGGTTCCCATACCCGCCACTGAAACTTTTTGTATTTTCATTGGATGAACCACCTCTTTTTACCCAAAAAATGATCAAAGTCTGACTACTTGGAGGCGCAAGATGTCTTAAGGCCTTATTGATTTTTGGTGTATCAGCTCATGCAGCTCCACGGCGCGGGAGAGATGGGCTTTTGCCGAGGCGAGCCCGGCTTGATCTTCATGTACCCTGATACGCATACCACGTTCAAACTTGCCTTCACCATGGATACTGGCCATAGCCGAGGCGCCCATAGGGCTGATAGATGAATGAATGGTGGCGGGAATCATGTCCAGGGTGATAAAGGCGTAAAGATGGGAAAGGTGGGTGGTCTCCATTCCCCCATGCCGCAACCAGGACACGGCGGCGCTGATTCCGATTTTATTCCGTAGCCTTCCACCAGCCACATTACCGAAAATAAATACCCGAAGGCGGTCGATAAAGGAGGCCATCATTCCGCTGGTTCGCATGAAATAGACGGGACTGGCCAGTATGATGATATCCGCATCTTCAACCTTCTCAAATATGGCCTGTGCGTCATCTTCAAGCGAGCAGTATTTCCCGGCCTTTTGTTTTGAGAGGCAGAAATTGCAGTGAAGGCAATTTTTTATTTCCATTTCAGAAAGATCGACGGTTTCCGTCTGGAGTTTTTTTTCTGAAGCCATGGCCATAATCGACGCTAAAAAAGAATTGACGTTTCCGTTTCTTACCGGACTTCCGGAAATCCCCAGAATTTTGCAAGACATGTTAACCTCCTAAAAACCATTTGGGTGGGTTGTTTGCTCCAGGATATTGGATATTGTGCAAAGTTTTTTGCATGAAGCCCCGCGCAGGGTGATCCTGATTATTGCTCCAGTCTTGACAGAAAGGACTGCATGGTGTTCCATTCCTGTTGAGTAAATTTATTCAGGAATACTTGGTTGGTTTTCTCGAAAAGCTCCAGGGTGGAGGCTCT is from Deltaproteobacteria bacterium and encodes:
- a CDS encoding transcriptional regulator, translating into FAKLLGVSVRTLQEWEQGRKTPSGAASTLLKVAARHPEVLQELAA
- a CDS encoding AzlD domain-containing protein, with product MTLTAIQTLIIILMVALSTITTRFLPFIIFPDNKEHHSYLTYLGKVLPYSVIGLLVVYCLRGVNLQSPSFGLPEIAAIFSITVLHHWKRNVLLSIGVGTALYMTLVQTVFK
- a CDS encoding AzlC family ABC transporter permease, with product MNELTKAFKAAFPHTLPVLTGFIFLGIAYGVLMNSRGYGVGWTVLFSLMAFAGSAQYPAITFLTSVFNPLSALLLSLMINARHLFYGVSMLEKYKSTGKFKPYLIFGLCDETFSIISTTNSPEGVNRNWFWFFITLLNHSYWVIGSALGGLIGYMISFNTKGLDFVLTALFVAIFVGQWEKKNNRKSATIGVVCSIICLSIFGQNNFIIPSMIAILAVLTIFQNKLSEEGIR
- a CDS encoding enoyl-CoA hydratase/isomerase family protein, translating into MDSTVIYQTEGAVCNITLNRPAVFNALNLELVRELTAAMKRADSDPEVRVVILKGSGKAWCAGGDLEELLELTQGGPDRRRAYLMDFKAMIDTVRHISKPIIASVHGVCVGGGNELNIACDLTIASEKAKFGQAGPRVGSMPAFGVPQNLQILVGEKRSREITYLCRLYTAHEAEGMGWINKAVPAEELDRETEAWAQELVSKSPTALALGKKMHNVYYDLLSSSAEMGVEMLTFFWGTAEAREGMLAFKEKRQPVFQP
- a CDS encoding acyl-CoA dehydrogenase family protein; this translates as MNFSDEQNMIRNMVTKLSRKEIEPLAAKADASGHSSPEIVKLLARNSLLKMAMPQEYGGIGANHTTIALVVEELAQVDASTAMIFFVTQALIQILKQWASEEQKRRFFAAMSVEDKVNAFSLTEPNFGSESASIRTSAILQGDHYRVNGTKIFVTNGDIADFILVFVRTGEGEREKGLSALVVEKGTPGFRVGKHEDKLGLRGANLVELIFEDAMVPRENLIGKPGLGWDILSTSAADMRVYGPGAMAVGLAQGALDYAVDYAGKRIQFGRPLSDMQAIRFMLADMAIPVEAARALLYRSTTFMDSGDGNKKMRSRLVSATKCFASDIAMRVTIDAVQILGGYGVMKDFPVERMMRDAKMIQIFDGSNQIQRAIVAKSLMG
- a CDS encoding 3-hydroxybutyryl-CoA dehydrogenase, encoding MKIQKVSVAGMGTMGSQIGIVCAVSGFQSYLYDVTQENVDKGRKRIEKFFTQQVKKGKTIKDNVNDALGRMKMGTDMGEAVAGADLIIEAVYENIQVKKQVFKNLDDLSPKEAILASNTSTLWITEIASATSRPAKCIGTHFLIPAALTPLVEVVRGIDTSDDTHQNVIDFLGRCGKETVTVADSPGFLINRLYLPMVNEAFCAIETGLASPEEIDRSCTRGLGLPLGPLAAADAFGLDILLACMNTFRRELGDKYRPATLLVKLVKAGHLGRKSGRGVYDYSGAQSKSGGST
- a CDS encoding flavodoxin family protein, which gives rise to MSCKILGISGSPVRNGNVNSFLASIMAMASEKKLQTETVDLSEMEIKNCLHCNFCLSKQKAGKYCSLEDDAQAIFEKVEDADIIILASPVYFMRTSGMMASFIDRLRVFIFGNVAGGRLRNKIGISAAVSWLRHGGMETTHLSHLYAFITLDMIPATIHSSISPMGASAMASIHGEGKFERGMRIRVHEDQAGLASAKAHLSRAVELHELIHQKSIRP